A genomic segment from Bufo bufo chromosome 8, aBufBuf1.1, whole genome shotgun sequence encodes:
- the LOC121009428 gene encoding cytochrome P450 2B11-like isoform X2, with amino-acid sequence MLCGYDMVKKALIDNRDAFSGRGRMPLSEHVLKGHGIIGSNGERWKQMRRFALTTLRNFGMGKRSIEERIQEEAQFLVEEFSKTEGKLFDPTFLLGCAVSNIICSIVFGKRFSYKDEHFLSLLKNITGTLRFMNSIWGIIFFYFHGLLRHIPGPHQKGIQHLVDTKAFIQERVNESMSTLNPDSTRHFIDCFLVKMQQDQQNPASEFHNKNLVGSSLNLFFAGTETTSTTLRYGFLTLLKYPQIQAKIQDEIYHVIGDRCPSAEDRTKMPYTEAVIYEIQRFSDIVPTGVPHCTTEDVSFGGYTIPKGTDVFPLLTTVLKDPEQFPEPELFAPDRFLDDKGAIKKHAAFLPFSAGRRVCPGEGLARMELFLFLTTLLQKFTLTTVVPTDDIDLRPEFSSTGHLPHYFKMSAVPRH; translated from the exons ATGCTTTGTGGATATGATATGGTAAAAAAGGCCTTAATAGACAATAGGGATGCTTTCAGTGGAAGAGGGAGGATGCCACTTTCTGAACATGTGCTGAAGGGACACG GAATCATAGGCAGCAACGGAGAGCGCTGGAAGCAAATGAGACGCTTTGCACTTACCACTCTTAGAAACTTTGGGATGGGAAAGAGGAGCATAGAAGAGAGAATCCAGGAGGAGGCTCAATTTCTTGTGGAGGAATTCAGCAAAACGGAAG GGAAATTGTTTGACCCTACTTTTCTCCTCGGCTGTGCTGTATCCaacatcatctgttctattgtttTCGGCAAGAGATTTAGTTATAAAGATGAACATTTTCTGTCTCTCCTCAAGAATATCACTGGGACTCTTCGATTTATGAATTCTATATGGGGTATA ATTTTCTTTTACTTCCATGGGCTTCTGCGACATATTCCTGGTCCTCACCAGAAAGGTATTCAGCATCTAGTTGACACCAAAGCATTTATTCAAGAAAGGGTAAATGAGAGTATGAGCACACTTAACCCTGACTCTACACGTCACTTTATTGACTGCTTTCTGGTTAAGATGCAACAG GATCAACAAAATCCAGCATCAGAATTCCATAATAAGAATCTTGTAGGATCCTCCCTGAACTTGTTCTTTGCCGGGACAGAAACTACCAGTACCACCCTTCGATATGGCTTCCTCACGCTACTAAAATATCCTCAAATTCAAG CAAAAATCCAGGATGAAATTTACCATGTGATTGGTGATCGTTGCCCATCAGCAGAAGATCGAACCAAGATGCCTTACACTGAAGCTGTAATCTATGAGATCCAGAGATTCAGTGATATTGTTCCCACAGGGGTTCCCCACTGTACAACTGAGGATGTCTCATTTGGAGGTTACACTATCCCCAAG GGCACAGATGTGTTCCCACTATTGACCACTGTACTGAAGGATCCTGAACAGTTTCCAGAGCCAGAGCTCTTCGCTCCAGATCGGTTCCTGGACGATAAGGGAGCAATAAAGAAGCATGCAGCTTTCTTGCCGTTCTCTGCAG GAAGACGAGTATGTCCGGGAGAAGGCTTAGCTCGTATGGAACTCTTCCTATTCCTGACCACACTCCTACAGAAGTTTACCCTGACCACAGTGGTGCCAACAGATGACATAGACTTACGTCCTGAGTTTAGCAGTACAGGCCACCTGCCCCATTACTTCAAGATGTCTGCAGTTCCTCGTCATTAA
- the LOC121009428 gene encoding cytochrome P450 2B11-like isoform X1, whose product MLLVPAVLLIVLLCLVWTIWLKGKPKDHPHLPPGPHPFPVVGNILQVNPWELLLSLQQLQKKYGPIFTVYFGSRPTVMLCGYDMVKKALIDNRDAFSGRGRMPLSEHVLKGHGIIGSNGERWKQMRRFALTTLRNFGMGKRSIEERIQEEAQFLVEEFSKTEGKLFDPTFLLGCAVSNIICSIVFGKRFSYKDEHFLSLLKNITGTLRFMNSIWGIIFFYFHGLLRHIPGPHQKGIQHLVDTKAFIQERVNESMSTLNPDSTRHFIDCFLVKMQQDQQNPASEFHNKNLVGSSLNLFFAGTETTSTTLRYGFLTLLKYPQIQAKIQDEIYHVIGDRCPSAEDRTKMPYTEAVIYEIQRFSDIVPTGVPHCTTEDVSFGGYTIPKGTDVFPLLTTVLKDPEQFPEPELFAPDRFLDDKGAIKKHAAFLPFSAGRRVCPGEGLARMELFLFLTTLLQKFTLTTVVPTDDIDLRPEFSSTGHLPHYFKMSAVPRH is encoded by the exons ATGCTTCTTGTCCCAGCTGTTCTCCTAATTGTCCTACTATGTCTGGTCTGGACAATATGGTTGAAAGGAAAACCTAAGGACCATCCACATCTGCCACCAGGTCCTCATCCATTCCCAGTGGTTGGCAACATTCTCCAAGTAAACCCTTGGGAGCTCTTACTCTCACTCCAACAG CTCCAGAAAAAATATGGTCCAATATTCACAGTATATTTTGGATCTCGGCCAACTGTGATGCTTTGTGGATATGATATGGTAAAAAAGGCCTTAATAGACAATAGGGATGCTTTCAGTGGAAGAGGGAGGATGCCACTTTCTGAACATGTGCTGAAGGGACACG GAATCATAGGCAGCAACGGAGAGCGCTGGAAGCAAATGAGACGCTTTGCACTTACCACTCTTAGAAACTTTGGGATGGGAAAGAGGAGCATAGAAGAGAGAATCCAGGAGGAGGCTCAATTTCTTGTGGAGGAATTCAGCAAAACGGAAG GGAAATTGTTTGACCCTACTTTTCTCCTCGGCTGTGCTGTATCCaacatcatctgttctattgtttTCGGCAAGAGATTTAGTTATAAAGATGAACATTTTCTGTCTCTCCTCAAGAATATCACTGGGACTCTTCGATTTATGAATTCTATATGGGGTATA ATTTTCTTTTACTTCCATGGGCTTCTGCGACATATTCCTGGTCCTCACCAGAAAGGTATTCAGCATCTAGTTGACACCAAAGCATTTATTCAAGAAAGGGTAAATGAGAGTATGAGCACACTTAACCCTGACTCTACACGTCACTTTATTGACTGCTTTCTGGTTAAGATGCAACAG GATCAACAAAATCCAGCATCAGAATTCCATAATAAGAATCTTGTAGGATCCTCCCTGAACTTGTTCTTTGCCGGGACAGAAACTACCAGTACCACCCTTCGATATGGCTTCCTCACGCTACTAAAATATCCTCAAATTCAAG CAAAAATCCAGGATGAAATTTACCATGTGATTGGTGATCGTTGCCCATCAGCAGAAGATCGAACCAAGATGCCTTACACTGAAGCTGTAATCTATGAGATCCAGAGATTCAGTGATATTGTTCCCACAGGGGTTCCCCACTGTACAACTGAGGATGTCTCATTTGGAGGTTACACTATCCCCAAG GGCACAGATGTGTTCCCACTATTGACCACTGTACTGAAGGATCCTGAACAGTTTCCAGAGCCAGAGCTCTTCGCTCCAGATCGGTTCCTGGACGATAAGGGAGCAATAAAGAAGCATGCAGCTTTCTTGCCGTTCTCTGCAG GAAGACGAGTATGTCCGGGAGAAGGCTTAGCTCGTATGGAACTCTTCCTATTCCTGACCACACTCCTACAGAAGTTTACCCTGACCACAGTGGTGCCAACAGATGACATAGACTTACGTCCTGAGTTTAGCAGTACAGGCCACCTGCCCCATTACTTCAAGATGTCTGCAGTTCCTCGTCATTAA